The proteins below come from a single Cryptococcus gattii WM276 chromosome D, complete sequence genomic window:
- a CDS encoding uncharacterized protein (Similar to TIGR gene model, INSD accession AAW45932.1), which produces MATMNSPSVAFSQDDIDMTTHNDIANFEELFNFEEFVSAGESSTHGNSPATESNATPSPLPTQDPLFHSTSFDFFDTSMDTDFPIGLSLGDSTESKPVFTNEIVVKQEPVDYPVFDTQSSAPTPAHTQSAALSFGGLPVDQQAALQQLMENIINYQKKFGAELPGMAASPAEGNTQTIEPSMLFTNSPASDSAAAPTQPMAVAPVAHSAPATTSNTPAVAVAPSPLPVPFAAPVPSTTQPCEKSEEPLRSISEEPNRTRGVSTVSFEDLDSRIERLVPLPEIFSAGKGKGGKKGGGMSSVVREEGEDLDDDESWRPSPEEYKKLSSKEKRQLRNKLSARAFRTRRKDYIGTLEAHIKDRDMVIDEMRNELASSRNENQDLRKELAALKASTMSILHPESASKSFSPAIVSALAKSPAITSAGSSATPNGPVRRPGTPLNTYNPRKDLPSSLKGGWGNDNMFGGGSTICHTIMTPDLVLPSSNPAPLRSLADLPRVNLNPHLNEPGPSTLPHTLSNPASDVDGSSTFSDWSENTPWSLRSMDSYRMQIWSRLAKEAAADKANLAGDLRPKFFVEGPSTPTPSATDVAGGATSHITSKLASSFWSAFTQGSSKSLDTDKLAAVVTGQAKLKVVPVIQKEDEEDVLAALMGGLKMQSGVSPCERRRAEGARENPLGALCGFLKHAGAMTC; this is translated from the exons ATGGCGACCATGAACTCCCCCTCGGTTGCCTTTTCCCAAGATGATATCGACATGACTACCCACAACGACATTGCCAATTTTGAGGAGCTTTTCAACTTTGAAGAATTTGTGAGCGCGGGAGAGTCAAGT ACCCATGGAAACTCTCCAGCAACAGAATCAAATGCCACGCCTTCCCCACTTCCCACACAAGACCCACTCTTCCACAGCACATCATTTGACTTCTTTGATACATCCATGGACACTGATTTCCCTATCGGACTGTCTCTTGGTGACTCCACGGAATCTAAACCAGTGTTCACAAATGAGATTGTTGTCAAACAAGAGCCTGTCGACTATCCTGTCTTTGACACTCAATCATCCGCTCCCACCCCTGCTCATACACAATCAGCTGCTTTGTCGTTTGGAGGACTTCCCGTTGACCAGCAGGCCGCCCTTCAACAGTTGATGGAGAACATCATAAACTATCAGAAAAAATTTGGTGCAGAGCTTCCAGGGATGGCGGCTAGCCCCGCAGAAGGCAATACTCAGACCATCGAGCCGTCAATGTTGTTTACCAACTCTCCTGCTTCAGACAGTGCTGCGGCTCCTACCCAACCGATGGCTGTAGCACCTGTCGCTCATTCTGCTCCTGCTACAACTTCCAACACCCCAGCCGTCGCCGTTGCCCCTTCCCCCCTCCCTGTTCCTTTTGCAGCCCCTGTCCCGTCCACCACTCAACCATGTGAGAAGTCAGAGGAACCCCTTCGTTCGATTTCTGAGGAACCGAATCGTACACGTGGTGTTTCCACTGTCTCATTTGAGGATCTTGATTCACGAATTGAACGATTGGTTCCCCTTCCTGAGATCTTCTCCGCaggcaagggcaagggtGGCAAAAAGGGTGGCGGTATGTCTTCTGTCGTTCGTGAGGAGGGTGAGGATTtagatgatgatgagtCTTGGCGACCATCACCTGAAGAGTACAAAAAACTGAGTTCCaaagagaagaggcagTTGAGGAATAAGCTTAGTGCGCGCGCGTTCAGGACCAGGAGGAAGGACTACATTGGGACTCTTGAAGCACATATCAAGGACAGGGATATGGTGATTGATGAAATGAGGAATGAGTTGGCCAGCTCCAGGAATGAAAACCAAGATTTGAG GAAAGAGTTGGCAGCCCTAAAAGCTAGCACCATGTCCATTCTCCACCCAGAGTCCGCTAGCAAGTCGTTCTCACCAGCCATCGTATCTGCTCTGGCCAAATCTCCGGCTATTACCAGCGCTGGTAGCTCTGCTACTCCCAATGGCCCTGTTCGCCGACCAGGCACCCCCCTCAATACCTACAACCCTCGTAAAGATCTTCCTTCATCCCTGAAAGGCGGCTGGGGCAATGACAACATGTTTGGTGGCGGCTCTACCATTTGCCACACTATTATGACCCCTGACCTTGTCCTACCTTCTTCCAATCCCGCCCCTCTTCGATCTCTTGCTGACCTTCCAAGGGTCAATCTTAACCCTCATCTCAATGAGCCTGGCCCTTCCACCTTGCCACACACGCTATCCAACCCTGCTAGTGATGTCGATGGCTCTTCTACCTTCTCTGATTGGTCTGAGAACACACCTTGGAGTCTTCGCTCAATGGACAGCTACAGGATGCAGATCTGGTCCAGGTTGGCTAAGGAGGCTGCCGCTGACAAGGCCAACCTTGCTGGTGACTTGCGACCGAAATTCTTTGTGGAAGGTCCTTCCACTCCTACTCCCTCTGCTACAGACGTTGCTGGCGGCGCTACGTCCCACATCACCTCCAAACTTGCCTCATCCTTCTGGTCTGCCTTTACTCAAGGCTCCTCCAAGTCCCTTGATACCGATAAGCTTGCTGCCGTGGTCACTGGCCAGGCAAAGCTCAAGGTTGTGCCTGTCATTCAGaaggaggacgaggaggatgtACTTGCTGCGTTGATGGGCGGTTTGAAAATGCAAAGTGGAGTCAGTCCATGCGAGAGGAGGAGGGCCGAAGGGGCCAGGGAAAATCCGTTAGGTGCACTATGCGGGTTCTTGAAGCATGCCGGAGCCATGACCTGTTAA
- a CDS encoding uncharacterized protein (Similar to TIGR gene model, INSD accession AAW45931.1), giving the protein MIIQPPQGAASYRLKRGTKLAEVPPQPPTPSVPPLSTLNGPFQLAEYLALKVKHDPHDVNGLVKVPVGDGSMDGKGPDRDVWIYEHLRRIPIDLTPLVTALLPICTRETCPQMRSSEWSYFCVAHGSGTRECSTIDYILHTLDSTVTLLNNPKHFPSRMHIPPASISHFPSIFRRLSRIFSHAYFHHRETFIMAEVENSLYARFVELCEAYELVGERLLVIPKEVVSKFRDDEEEDIGRDQGKEKASTHDEKEDVKEPVKLFNGTSNLPTSGSSTFVHNQTLGRGKTARPTPAGDKDVAEGSSSSNAANTTGAMGEEENEEEEDQREERRRSRSDSVSSLQSADSVQTAVHISDTGTLSQDVETEHVEDASPPHVAEVGTKEEKEDVEEVPKDEIDLLEDERNLEKKASVAPVPTAEEPKEEEAGQGETKPVDETEPAEESVQPISDDQVALEGSKKGESSGVKQDKEADKVKEAKLNGVKSDDGEEEIEATSSGLPFDTPALTEVIPVIESSSFEPAITSKTSVQPESKTVESASQEEQTPADPELGPTPTGGTSSEPSSESESGTDTSPLSPALSPTTSSAEEKEDDKKGSLSKKRAKKAAQKARAKEREREAKAQAQAQAEAEAPESSTERGKLEG; this is encoded by the exons ATGATAATACAGCCTCCCCAAGGGGCTGCATCCTACCGTCTCAAACGAGGCACAAAACTAGCCGAAGTTCCTCCTCAACCACCAACTCCATCTGTCCCTCCACTTTCAACTCTGAACGGCCCTTTTCAGCTCGCAGAGTATCTGGCTCTCAAGGTAAAACATGACCCGCATGATGTTAATGGGCTGGTGAAGGTACCtgttggagatggaagcATGGATGGAAAGGGACCTGATAGGGATGTG TGGATCTACGAACACCTTAG ACGTATACCTATAGACCTTACTCCACTTGTCACGGCGCTTCTCCCCATTTGCACTCGTGAAACATGCCCGCAAATGAGGTCGTCCGAGTGGTCTTACTTTTGCGTGGCTCATGGTAGCGGGACTAGGGAATGTAGCACCATTGACTACATTTTGCATAC ACTGGACTCCACTGTGACGCTGCTTAACAACCCCAAACATTTCCCCTCTCG AATGCACATCCCTCCTGCTTCAATCTCACATTTTCCCTCCATATTCCGACGTCTCTCCCGTATCTTCTCCCACGCCTATTTCCACCATCGTGAAACGTTCATCATGGCCGAAGTCGAAAATTCGCTTTATGCCCGATTCGTTGAACTTTGTGAAGCATATGAGCTTGTCGGAGAGAGGCTGTTGGTCATTCCTAAGGAAGTCGTTAGTAAATTcagagatgatgaggaggaggatatCGGAAGAGATcagggaaaggaaaaggcTAGCACTCACgatgagaaggaagatgtCAAGGAACCGGTCAAGTTATTTAACGGCACTTCCAATTTGCCCACCAGCGGTAGCAGCACCTTTGTCCATAACCAAACATTAGGCAGGGGTAAAACTGCACGACCAACACCAGCTGGGGATAAGGATGTAGCCGAAGGCTCATCTTCTTCTAACGCCGCCAATACTACCGGTGCTAtgggagaggaagaaaacgaggaagaggaagatcaaagggaagagaggcGGAGATCTCGGTCCGACAGTGTATCAAGTTTGCAAAGTGCCGACTCCGTCCAGACGGCTGTCCATATCTCAGACACTGGGACTTTATCTCAAGATGTCGAGACCGAGCACGTGGAGGATGCGAGCCCGCCGCATGTAGCTGAAGTTGGGAccaaggaagaaaaggaggatGTAGAAGAAGTACCCAAGGATGAGATTGATCTTCTTGAAGACGAGAGAAatttggagaagaaggctaGTGTGGCGCCTGTACCAACGGCGGAAGAGCcgaaagaggaagaggcagGGCAGGGAGAGACAAAGCCAGTTGATGAGACTGAGCCAGCTGAGGAATCGGTACAGCCCATATCTGATGATCAGGTGGCATTGGAAGGCTCCAAGAAGGGAGAGTCCAGCGGGGTAAAGCAAGACAAGGAAGCTGATAAGGTAAAGGAAGCAAAGTTGAATGGTGTCAAGTCGGAtgatggggaagaggaaattGAGGCAACGTCTTCAGGCCTTCCATTCGACACTCCCGCTCTTACTGAAGTCATCCCCGTTATCGAATCTAGCTCCTTTGAGCCTGCCATTACCTCAAAGACTTCTGTTCAACCCGAATCTAAGACCGTTGAGAGCGCCAGCCAAGAAGAACAAACTCCTGCCGACCCTGAACTCGGACCCACTCCTACCGGCGGAACATCTTCTGAACCTAGCTCCGAGTCTGAGTCAGGAACTGATACCTCTCCTCTGTCTCCTGCCTTATCTCCCACTACCTCATCGgcggaagagaaggaagatgataaGAAAGGTTCATTGTCGAAGAAACGAGCTAAGAAAGCAGCTCAGAAGGCTAGAGcgaaggagagggaaagagaggcCAAGGCTCAGGCTCAAGCACAAGCCGAAGCTGAAGCCCCAGAGAGCTCAACAGAGAGAGGCAAACTGGAGGGCTAA